In Burkholderia contaminans, the following proteins share a genomic window:
- a CDS encoding Do family serine endopeptidase: MLRRFWLFFAQAVTVLLALMFIVVTLKPQWLQRQGQLGKQLATPIVALREVAPGIGGAPATTSYAEAAQKAMPAVVNVFSSKDGSLPPDPRAKDPLFRYFFGDRNARKQQDEPAANLGSGVIVSPEGYILTNQHVVDGADQIEVALADGRTATAKVIGSDPETDLAVLKINMTNLPTITLGRSDQSRVGDVVLAIGNPFGVGQTVTMGIISALGRNHLGINTFENFIQTDAPINPGNSGGALVDVNGNLLGINTAIYSRSGGSLGIGFAIPVSTARTVLESIITTGSVTRGWIGVEPQDVTPEIAESFGLTQKSGAIVAGVLQGGPADKAGIKPGDILVSVNGDEITDTTKLLNTVAQIKPGTPTKVHVVRKGKELDVSVVIGKRPPPPKQTLDEQDSDTE; the protein is encoded by the coding sequence ATGCTTAGACGCTTCTGGCTGTTCTTCGCGCAGGCGGTCACCGTACTGCTCGCGCTGATGTTCATCGTCGTGACGCTCAAGCCGCAATGGCTGCAACGGCAAGGACAGCTCGGCAAGCAGCTCGCCACGCCGATCGTTGCGCTGCGAGAAGTCGCGCCGGGCATCGGCGGCGCACCGGCGACCACGTCGTACGCCGAAGCCGCGCAAAAGGCGATGCCGGCCGTCGTCAACGTATTCTCCAGCAAGGACGGCTCGCTACCGCCCGACCCGCGCGCGAAAGATCCGCTGTTCCGCTACTTCTTCGGCGACCGCAACGCCCGCAAGCAGCAGGACGAACCGGCCGCGAACCTTGGCTCGGGCGTTATCGTGAGCCCTGAAGGTTACATTCTAACGAACCAGCACGTCGTGGACGGCGCCGACCAGATCGAAGTCGCGCTCGCCGACGGCCGCACCGCCACCGCGAAGGTGATCGGCAGCGATCCCGAGACCGATCTCGCGGTGCTGAAGATCAACATGACGAACCTGCCGACGATCACGCTCGGCCGCTCGGACCAGTCGCGGGTCGGCGATGTCGTACTCGCGATCGGCAACCCGTTCGGCGTCGGCCAGACGGTCACGATGGGGATCATCAGCGCGCTGGGCCGCAACCACCTCGGCATCAACACGTTCGAGAACTTCATCCAGACCGATGCGCCGATCAACCCCGGCAACTCGGGCGGCGCGCTGGTCGACGTGAACGGCAACCTGCTCGGCATCAACACTGCGATCTACTCGCGTTCGGGCGGCTCGCTCGGCATCGGCTTCGCGATCCCCGTGTCGACCGCGCGCACGGTGCTCGAAAGCATCATCACGACGGGCTCGGTCACGCGCGGCTGGATCGGCGTCGAGCCGCAGGACGTCACGCCGGAGATCGCCGAGTCGTTCGGGCTGACGCAGAAATCGGGCGCGATCGTCGCCGGCGTGCTGCAGGGCGGCCCGGCCGACAAGGCCGGCATCAAGCCGGGCGACATCCTGGTCTCGGTCAACGGCGACGAGATCACCGACACCACGAAGCTGCTGAACACCGTCGCGCAGATCAAGCCCGGCACGCCGACCAAGGTGCACGTCGTGCGCAAGGGCAAGGAGCTCGATGTGAGCGTCGTGATCGGCAAGCGCCCGCCGCCGCCGAAGCAGACGCTCGACGAGCAGGACAGCGATACGGAGTGA
- a CDS encoding Nif3-like dinuclear metal center hexameric protein produces the protein MDRIELELYLNNTLETARFKDYCPNGLQVEGRRKIEKIATGVTASVAFLEAALEWGADAVLVHHGYFWRNEPPQITGRKYQRLKLLLANDLNLFAFHLPLDAHPEYGNNAQLGERLGLIGEQRFGEGDLGWMATLPMPVTLEHFVAKVERTLGRTPLVLGDPDMQLRRIGWCTGAAQSYFDAAIDAGADVFLTGEVSEYVTHTAAESGVAFVAAGHHATERYGIQALGAHLSEEFDIEHLFIDIHNPV, from the coding sequence ATGGATCGGATCGAACTTGAATTGTACTTGAACAATACCCTTGAAACCGCGCGCTTCAAGGACTATTGCCCGAATGGCCTCCAGGTCGAGGGGCGTCGCAAGATCGAGAAGATCGCCACCGGCGTGACGGCGTCGGTCGCGTTTCTCGAAGCCGCGCTCGAATGGGGGGCGGATGCCGTGCTGGTCCATCACGGCTATTTCTGGCGCAACGAACCGCCGCAGATCACGGGCCGCAAGTACCAGCGCCTGAAGCTGCTGCTCGCGAACGACCTGAACCTCTTTGCGTTCCACCTGCCGCTCGACGCGCATCCCGAATACGGCAACAACGCCCAGCTCGGCGAGCGGCTCGGCCTGATCGGCGAGCAGCGGTTCGGCGAAGGCGACCTCGGCTGGATGGCGACGCTGCCGATGCCCGTCACGCTCGAGCACTTCGTCGCGAAGGTCGAGCGTACGCTCGGCCGCACGCCGCTCGTGCTCGGTGATCCGGACATGCAGTTGCGCCGCATCGGGTGGTGCACGGGCGCCGCGCAAAGCTATTTCGACGCGGCGATCGACGCGGGCGCGGACGTGTTCCTGACCGGCGAGGTGTCCGAATACGTGACGCATACGGCTGCCGAGAGCGGCGTCGCGTTCGTTGCGGCAGGGCACCATGCGACCGAGCGCTACGGAATCCAGGCACTTGGCGCCCACTTGTCCGAAGAATTCGATATCGAACACCTTTTTATCGATATTCATAACCCCGTCTGA
- the petA gene encoding ubiquinol-cytochrome c reductase iron-sulfur subunit: protein MRDKEEKRVDSGRRTWLIATSVAGGVGGVATVIPFAASLAPSAKAKAAGAPVEVDISGLKPGEMVTVPWRGKPVWILNRTDAMLADVVKADKEVADPTTEKPYTMPLPAYCANEYRARADRKNILVVMAVCTHLGCTPSQRFTPGPQPNLPDDWPGGFLCPCHGSTYDLAGRVFKNKPAPQNLDIPPYMFTSATTLVIGKDEKGEA from the coding sequence ATGCGAGACAAGGAAGAGAAACGCGTCGACAGCGGCCGCCGTACCTGGCTGATTGCGACATCCGTAGCAGGTGGCGTGGGAGGCGTAGCCACCGTCATACCTTTCGCGGCGTCGCTTGCGCCGTCCGCGAAAGCGAAAGCGGCCGGTGCACCGGTCGAAGTCGACATCAGCGGGCTGAAGCCCGGTGAAATGGTGACCGTTCCGTGGCGCGGCAAGCCGGTGTGGATCCTGAACCGCACCGACGCAATGCTGGCCGACGTGGTCAAGGCCGACAAGGAAGTGGCCGATCCGACCACCGAAAAGCCCTATACGATGCCGTTGCCCGCGTATTGCGCGAACGAATATCGCGCGCGGGCCGATCGCAAGAACATTCTCGTCGTGATGGCCGTGTGTACGCACCTCGGCTGCACGCCAAGCCAACGCTTCACGCCGGGTCCGCAGCCGAACCTGCCGGACGACTGGCCGGGCGGCTTCCTCTGCCCGTGCCATGGTTCGACCTACGACCTCGCCGGCCGTGTGTTCAAGAACAAACCGGCGCCTCAGAATCTCGACATCCCGCCCTACATGTTCACGTCGGCAACGACCCTCGTGATCGGCAAGGACGAGAAAGGAGAAGCGTGA